In Gemmatimonadota bacterium, the genomic stretch TCATCGGCGGCCTGGGCATGCTGCTGTGCTGGCTTTCGACCTTCTCCATCCTGCCGGCGCTGCTAATGCTCTGGGACCGTACCGCCTTCGGACGGAAGACCTGGACCCGGAAGGTCTCAAGGGGCAGTTCGATGAGCCGTCTCGCCAACCTTGTGCAGAAGAAGCCGCGGGCCGTGGTGGGCACGAGTTTCTCCCTGGTCGTGCTGGGCGCCGCCCTGCTGGTGTGGTGGCTCCCGAACTCCTTCGAGTACGACTTCTCGAAACTGCGCAACGAGCCGCGGGGAGACACCTACGAACGGATCCTCAACCACCGCGTCAACGCACTCTTCGGCATTTCCCAGTCGCCGGCCGTCATCCTGGCGGACCGCCTGGACCAGGTGCCGGGCATACGCCGGGCCGTGCTGGACAAGAAAGCAGCCGAAAGGGAAGTCCCCAATCCAACCATCGACCGGGTCCGGACCGTTTTCGACCTGCTGCCGGAGGACCAGGAAGACAAGATCGACGTCCTCTGGGACATCGAGTACATGCTCGACACGAATCCGCCCGACGAACTCGGGATACCGCCCGACCAGGTCGCGAAGATCAACGATTTTCGCGACAACCTGAGCCTGGACGGGATCACCGTGGACGACCTGCCCGAAGCGCTCACGCGGCCTTACGAGGAGCGGGACGGGACGGTGGGCAGGCTGATCTACGTCTACCCGCGGTCGGACGCCGGGCTCTGGAATGGTCGGAACCTGATCCGGTTCGCGGAGGTCGTCCGTTCCAACCGCCTGCCGGACGACGAGGTCATCTATTCCTCCGGAGAGGCCGTGGTCTTCGCCGACATGCTGAAGGCCGTGGACCGCGACGGGCCCATCGCCACGATCGCCTGCTTCGTGGGCGTGATCACGCTCCTCGTACTGGCGTTCCGAAGCATTCACGCGTCGGTGGTGATCCTGGCCTCCCTGCTGGGCGGCATGCTGGTCATGGGCGGGGTCATCGCCGTCTTCGACATCAAAGTGAACTTCTTCAACTTCATCGTCATACCCACCACGCTGGGCATCGGGGTGGACTACAGCGTGAACCTGTATCAACGCTACCGCCTTGACGGACGGGGTTCCATAGGTAATATGGTACAGCATACGGGCGCGGCCCTGGTCATGTGTTCGTCCACTACGCTGATCGGGTACACCTCGCTCATGCTGACGTCCAACCGGGGCCTGCATTCCTTCGGGATCATGGCCAACGTGGGAGAGATCGCCACGCTGGCGACGGCCCTGGTCGCACTGCCCGCCTATCTGCTCATCATGGAAAAGCGCCGAACAAGGCCGGTTACATGAACGCTCATGCAGTGGACTACCGCCAGGTGTTGC encodes the following:
- a CDS encoding MMPL family transporter yields the protein MKAETRAALDRFLNRYIAFICRHPAKVLLFALLSASLSIHFASRLQLKTDFVELLPEGYRSVDDIHRLTERVGGIGNLTVVIETEDLAAAQRYADDLAGRLRSDLPEGYVRYIEYRVDDEKRFYEDHKYLYADLEDLEEIQSRLSRQILKTKLEQNPLFVSEEDLGLETEDEPFTVSDLEEKYEKEASEKLDKWVDGYFTGHDEQGQFLVMVLKPFGSSTGVSFSRDLCERVLAIAEGLEPTSYHPSLRVGLTGKYRLILDQYESVNREIFTSAGVTLSLVALAIFLYFRTIVPVINITLVVVVGILWTFCLTYFRIGYLNMQTAFLGAIIIGNGINYGLILMSRYKEERLRGENARDGVQIAFRNTLTATVTSAASTGLAYGTLMITDFRGFNHFGFIGGLGMLLCWLSTFSILPALLMLWDRTAFGRKTWTRKVSRGSSMSRLANLVQKKPRAVVGTSFSLVVLGAALLVWWLPNSFEYDFSKLRNEPRGDTYERILNHRVNALFGISQSPAVILADRLDQVPGIRRAVLDKKAAEREVPNPTIDRVRTVFDLLPEDQEDKIDVLWDIEYMLDTNPPDELGIPPDQVAKINDFRDNLSLDGITVDDLPEALTRPYEERDGTVGRLIYVYPRSDAGLWNGRNLIRFAEVVRSNRLPDDEVIYSSGEAVVFADMLKAVDRDGPIATIACFVGVITLLVLAFRSIHASVVILASLLGGMLVMGGVIAVFDIKVNFFNFIVIPTTLGIGVDYSVNLYQRYRLDGRGSIGNMVQHTGAALVMCSSTTLIGYTSLMLTSNRGLHSFGIMANVGEIATLATALVALPAYLLIMEKRRTRPVT